In Synechococcus sp. UW69, the following are encoded in one genomic region:
- a CDS encoding DUF3181 family protein, giving the protein MSLSASDLQDLQSALADRLYVQISGWHLYLGDAELASALAIECSARVNQGAEVAARQALDAVKVPLAGGASQLPLAKLIPPSQLRDLEEILEPYCG; this is encoded by the coding sequence ATGTCCCTTTCCGCCAGCGATCTGCAGGACCTTCAAAGCGCTTTAGCTGATCGCCTTTACGTTCAAATCAGCGGCTGGCATCTTTACCTCGGCGATGCCGAGCTGGCCTCCGCCCTCGCAATCGAATGCAGTGCTCGTGTCAATCAAGGAGCTGAAGTTGCTGCTCGGCAGGCGCTTGACGCCGTGAAGGTTCCGCTGGCAGGAGGCGCTAGTCAGCTCCCCCTCGCCAAACTCATTCCCCCCAGCCAGCTCCGTGATCTCGAAGAGATCCTTGAGCCTTACTGCGGATAA
- the glyA gene encoding serine hydroxymethyltransferase — MGQASGRAIDADLAQSDPDIAAFINQEQQRQETHLELIASENFASRAVMQAQGSVLTNKYAEGLPSKRYYGGCEHVDAIEELAIERAKQLFGAAWANVQPHSGAQANFAVFLALLQPGDTIMGLDLSHGGHLTHGSPVNVSGKWFNVVQYGVDKETQRLDMEAIRQLALEHKPKLIVCGYSAYPRTIDFAAFRAIADEVGAYLLADMAHIAGLVAAGVHPSPVPHCDVVTTTTHKTLRGPRGGLILCRDADFAKKFDKAVFPGSQGGPLEHVIAAKAVAFGEALQPSFKAYSQQVVANAAALAEQLIARGVDVVSGGTDNHVVLLDLRCISMTGKVADLLVSDVHITANKNTVPFDPESPFVTSGLRLGTAALTTRGFDVQAFREVADVIADRLLNPEDDAIRQRCLDRVAALCERFPLYADSKQPVLA, encoded by the coding sequence ATGGGCCAGGCTTCTGGACGCGCCATCGACGCTGATCTGGCTCAATCGGATCCGGATATTGCTGCGTTCATCAACCAGGAACAGCAGCGTCAGGAAACCCACCTTGAGCTGATCGCATCAGAGAACTTCGCGTCCCGCGCGGTGATGCAGGCTCAGGGTTCTGTTCTGACCAACAAGTACGCCGAGGGTCTGCCCAGCAAGCGGTATTACGGCGGTTGTGAGCACGTTGATGCCATTGAGGAGTTGGCCATCGAGCGGGCCAAGCAGTTGTTCGGGGCTGCATGGGCCAATGTGCAGCCCCACAGCGGTGCCCAAGCCAACTTCGCCGTTTTTCTGGCCCTGCTGCAGCCCGGGGACACGATCATGGGGCTCGACCTGTCCCATGGCGGTCATCTGACCCATGGCTCTCCGGTCAACGTCAGTGGCAAGTGGTTCAACGTCGTTCAATACGGCGTCGATAAGGAGACCCAACGCCTGGATATGGAGGCGATTCGGCAGCTTGCTCTGGAGCACAAGCCCAAGCTGATTGTTTGTGGCTATTCCGCCTATCCGCGAACGATTGACTTCGCTGCGTTCCGTGCCATCGCGGATGAAGTGGGTGCCTATCTGCTGGCCGATATGGCCCACATCGCCGGCCTCGTGGCTGCTGGCGTCCACCCCAGTCCGGTGCCTCACTGCGATGTGGTGACCACCACCACCCACAAAACCCTTCGCGGCCCCCGTGGTGGTTTGATTTTGTGCCGCGATGCTGATTTCGCCAAAAAATTCGACAAGGCCGTTTTCCCCGGCAGTCAGGGCGGCCCTTTAGAGCACGTGATCGCGGCCAAGGCTGTGGCTTTTGGTGAAGCGTTGCAGCCTTCGTTCAAGGCTTACAGCCAGCAGGTGGTCGCCAATGCGGCGGCCCTCGCCGAACAGCTGATTGCCCGCGGCGTCGATGTCGTCAGTGGTGGCACCGATAATCATGTGGTGCTGCTTGATCTGCGGTGCATTTCGATGACAGGAAAAGTGGCTGATCTGCTGGTGAGTGATGTGCACATCACGGCCAACAAGAACACGGTTCCCTTTGACCCCGAATCACCCTTCGTCACCAGTGGCCTGCGGCTGGGAACTGCTGCACTGACCACGCGCGGTTTTGATGTTCAAGCCTTCCGCGAGGTCGCTGATGTGATTGCCGACCGTCTTCTGAATCCCGAGGATGACGCGATTCGGCAGCGTTGCCTGGACCGTGTGGCTGCTCTCTGTGAGCGCTTCCCCCTCTACGCCGACAGCAAGCAGCCTGTTCTGGCGTGA
- a CDS encoding glycosyltransferase family 4 protein: MNLLASPIAVASVSFLLAAVITTVLVPRVRRLGLRFGWTDQPDERKQHITPMVRLGGVAMVLGFCLALAAVWSMGGFGLLAPARDQLIWSTLAGSLCFFLIGLADDLFALSPWPRLAGQVAVACAVWSQGVRIGAIDLPWLTASAGPIALPDGLSLLATVVWLVGITNAINWLDGLDGLAAGVAGIAAVGLVSVSFSLHQVAAGFLAAALAGCCLGFLRHNFNPARIFMGDGGSYFLGFTLAAVSIVGPAKGLTTVSLLLPLLILSLPLADMSAVIMGRLREGRSPFYPDRRHLHHRLLRAGFSHRRTVLLIYVFTQWLAALALVVANAEMRFLWLALATAILVATVVISRRQLQHERALMSTTPRATPVDPAALGKPRG; this comes from the coding sequence GTGAATCTCTTGGCCAGCCCTATTGCGGTTGCCTCGGTCAGTTTTCTTCTGGCCGCGGTGATCACCACGGTGCTGGTACCCCGGGTGCGACGGCTGGGTCTTCGCTTCGGGTGGACCGATCAGCCCGATGAGCGCAAGCAGCACATCACCCCCATGGTGAGACTTGGGGGGGTTGCCATGGTGCTGGGTTTTTGTCTGGCCTTGGCGGCGGTTTGGTCGATGGGGGGCTTCGGACTGCTGGCTCCGGCAAGGGATCAACTGATTTGGAGCACCCTGGCCGGTTCACTCTGCTTTTTTCTGATCGGCTTGGCGGATGACCTCTTCGCCCTTTCCCCGTGGCCTCGGCTGGCTGGGCAGGTCGCCGTGGCTTGTGCGGTTTGGAGCCAGGGCGTTCGGATTGGAGCAATCGATCTCCCCTGGCTCACCGCTTCCGCAGGTCCGATTGCCTTGCCGGACGGCCTCAGCCTTTTGGCAACCGTTGTTTGGCTGGTAGGGATTACCAATGCCATCAACTGGTTGGATGGCCTTGATGGCCTCGCCGCTGGGGTTGCTGGCATTGCCGCTGTCGGACTGGTGTCCGTCAGCTTTTCGCTTCATCAGGTGGCCGCTGGATTCCTGGCCGCTGCACTGGCTGGCTGCTGCCTTGGTTTCTTGCGACATAACTTCAACCCAGCCCGGATTTTCATGGGCGATGGGGGTTCCTACTTCCTCGGGTTCACCCTCGCTGCCGTCAGCATCGTGGGACCCGCCAAGGGGCTCACAACCGTCAGCTTGCTGCTGCCGCTCCTGATTCTCTCGCTGCCGCTGGCCGACATGTCGGCCGTGATCATGGGCCGGCTGCGGGAAGGCCGCTCTCCCTTCTATCCCGACCGCCGTCACCTCCATCACCGTTTGCTTCGCGCCGGGTTCAGTCATCGGCGCACGGTTCTGTTGATCTACGTCTTCACCCAGTGGCTCGCAGCCCTTGCCCTGGTAGTTGCCAACGCTGAGATGCGCTTCCTCTGGCTGGCTCTTGCTACAGCCATCCTGGTGGCCACGGTCGTGATTAGTCGGCGTCAGCTGCAACACGAGCGGGCCCTGATGAGCACCACGCCGCGTGCCACACCCGTAGACCCTGCTGCCCTTGGCAAGCCGCGTGGCTGA
- a CDS encoding competence/damage-inducible protein A, whose amino-acid sequence MAESGVEVLCVGTELLLGDILNGNARWIAEQLAALGLPHYRQTVVGDNKDRLVAAVREASQRCRVLVTTGGLGPTPDDLTTDALAAAFETPLEERPELWLEIQRKLSAGGRPVAPSNRSQAFLPRGAEVLPNPKGSAPGMIWSPRPDFTILTFPGVPSEMQAMWTETAVPWLQAHGGATGIFVSRQLRFSGIGESDLAERVADLLASTNPTVAPYASLGDVKLRLTACASSADAAAQMLVPLEAELRRRTGDHCYGVDEDSLASVVISLLKQQDQSLAVAESCTGGALAAALTAVAGSSSVFQGGVIAYSNAVKQGLLGVSTDLLMTHGAVSQPVVEAMARGARERLNCDWAIAVSGIAGPGGGSAEKPVGLVHLALAGPHGCEAWVHRFGERRGRAAIQRLSVIRGLDRLRLRLLAQV is encoded by the coding sequence GTGGCTGAATCGGGCGTTGAAGTTCTGTGTGTGGGCACGGAGTTGCTGTTGGGCGACATCCTTAATGGCAATGCCCGATGGATCGCTGAACAGTTGGCTGCTTTGGGGTTGCCGCATTACCGCCAAACGGTCGTCGGCGACAACAAAGACCGCTTGGTCGCCGCCGTGCGTGAGGCGTCGCAGCGTTGCAGGGTTCTGGTGACGACAGGCGGTTTGGGCCCCACGCCGGATGACCTCACCACAGATGCCCTGGCTGCTGCCTTCGAGACTCCTCTGGAGGAACGTCCAGAGCTCTGGCTGGAGATCCAGCGGAAGTTATCAGCGGGAGGCCGGCCGGTGGCTCCCAGCAATCGCAGCCAGGCTTTTCTCCCCCGCGGGGCTGAGGTTCTTCCCAATCCAAAGGGCTCGGCTCCCGGGATGATCTGGTCGCCGCGACCGGATTTCACCATCCTCACCTTTCCGGGGGTGCCCTCGGAGATGCAGGCAATGTGGACGGAGACGGCCGTCCCGTGGCTCCAAGCGCATGGTGGTGCCACCGGGATATTTGTTAGCCGTCAACTTCGCTTCAGCGGTATTGGTGAATCCGATCTGGCCGAGCGCGTTGCTGATCTGTTGGCCTCCACCAATCCAACGGTGGCGCCCTACGCCTCCCTCGGAGACGTGAAATTACGGCTCACAGCCTGTGCCTCGAGTGCCGATGCTGCAGCTCAGATGCTGGTGCCGCTTGAAGCGGAGCTGCGGCGCCGCACAGGGGACCACTGCTACGGCGTGGATGAGGACAGCCTGGCGTCGGTGGTGATCAGCCTGCTCAAGCAACAGGATCAGTCTCTGGCGGTGGCTGAATCCTGCACCGGAGGCGCACTGGCGGCGGCTCTCACGGCTGTTGCAGGCTCCTCATCGGTTTTTCAGGGTGGCGTTATCGCTTACAGCAATGCGGTGAAACAGGGCCTGCTTGGGGTGTCGACGGATCTGCTGATGACCCACGGTGCTGTCTCGCAGCCAGTGGTCGAAGCGATGGCCCGGGGAGCCAGAGAGCGCCTGAATTGTGACTGGGCGATTGCGGTGAGTGGAATTGCCGGGCCTGGAGGTGGAAGCGCCGAGAAGCCTGTGGGCTTGGTGCACCTTGCCTTGGCCGGCCCCCATGGTTGTGAGGCTTGGGTGCACCGCTTCGGTGAGCGCCGTGGCCGGGCGGCTATTCAGAGGTTGAGCGTGATCCGCGGCTTAGACCGTCTTCGTCTGCGCTTGCTCGCTCAGGTTTAG
- the leuC gene encoding 3-isopropylmalate dehydratase large subunit, whose protein sequence is MSSGTLYDKVWDLHRVAELPGGSTQLFVGLHLIHEVTSPQAFSALKDKGLTVRCPERTVATVDHIVPTTSQQRPFADPLAEEMLSTLERNCQEYGIPLNNIGSGRQGIVHVIAPELGLTQPGMTVACGDSHTSTHGAFGAIAFGIGTSQVRDVLASQSLAMNKLKVRRIQVNGHLSEGVSAKDLILHVIRRLGVKGGVGYAYEFAGPAIEALSMEERMTLCNMAIEGGARCGYVNPDQITFDYLKGRPHAPEGDAWTRAVSWWSSLSTDPDATVDDEVVFDAAAIPPTVTWGITPGQGLGIDETVPSLDQLDSGERPIAEEAYRYMDLQPGTAIAGVPVDVCFIGSCTNGRLSDLRAAADVARGRQVAEGIKAFVVPGSEQVAKAAEAEGLDAVFRAAGFEWREPGCSMCLAMNPDRLEGRQISASSSNRNFKGRQGSASGRTLLMSPAMVAAAAVNGRVTDVRTLISPSAS, encoded by the coding sequence TTGAGTTCCGGCACCCTCTACGACAAGGTGTGGGATCTGCATCGGGTGGCGGAGCTTCCCGGCGGATCCACCCAATTGTTTGTCGGTCTTCATCTCATCCATGAGGTCACCAGTCCCCAGGCGTTCTCGGCTCTGAAGGACAAGGGACTGACGGTGCGTTGTCCCGAGCGCACGGTGGCCACGGTGGATCACATTGTGCCGACTACCTCCCAGCAACGTCCGTTCGCCGACCCGTTGGCGGAGGAGATGCTCAGCACCTTGGAGCGGAACTGTCAGGAGTACGGCATTCCTCTCAACAACATCGGCAGCGGAAGGCAGGGCATCGTTCATGTGATTGCCCCGGAGCTCGGTCTGACCCAGCCGGGGATGACGGTGGCTTGCGGTGACTCCCACACCTCCACCCATGGCGCCTTCGGGGCGATCGCCTTCGGAATCGGGACCAGTCAGGTCCGCGATGTGCTTGCCAGCCAGAGCCTGGCCATGAACAAGCTCAAGGTGCGCCGAATTCAGGTGAATGGCCACCTGTCGGAGGGGGTGTCTGCCAAGGATCTGATCCTTCATGTGATTCGCCGCCTTGGTGTGAAAGGCGGCGTTGGTTACGCCTATGAGTTCGCAGGGCCTGCGATCGAGGCGCTGTCCATGGAAGAGCGGATGACCCTCTGCAACATGGCGATCGAGGGTGGAGCCCGTTGCGGTTACGTCAATCCTGACCAGATCACCTTTGACTATCTGAAAGGTCGTCCCCATGCCCCGGAGGGTGATGCCTGGACCCGCGCTGTCTCCTGGTGGAGCTCCCTGTCCACCGACCCCGATGCAACGGTCGACGATGAGGTGGTCTTCGATGCGGCTGCGATTCCACCCACGGTGACCTGGGGCATCACTCCCGGCCAGGGATTGGGGATCGATGAAACGGTTCCCAGCCTCGATCAGCTGGATTCAGGGGAGCGTCCGATCGCGGAGGAGGCCTACCGCTATATGGATCTCCAGCCAGGAACGGCCATTGCTGGAGTCCCTGTGGATGTCTGTTTCATCGGCAGCTGCACCAATGGTCGTCTCAGCGATCTCCGTGCCGCTGCCGATGTGGCCCGTGGGCGCCAGGTGGCTGAGGGCATCAAGGCGTTTGTGGTTCCCGGCTCGGAGCAGGTGGCAAAAGCCGCTGAAGCGGAAGGGCTGGATGCGGTGTTCCGTGCCGCAGGCTTCGAGTGGCGGGAACCTGGTTGTTCGATGTGTCTGGCCATGAATCCTGACCGGTTGGAGGGACGCCAAATCAGCGCCAGCTCCAGCAATCGAAATTTCAAGGGTCGGCAGGGATCGGCCAGTGGGCGGACTTTGTTGATGAGTCCAGCGATGGTGGCCGCTGCTGCCGTGAATGGTCGTGTGACTGATGTCCGTACTTTGATTTCTCCGTCAGCATCGTGA
- a CDS encoding 3-isopropylmalate dehydratase small subunit 2: MALFPTGPVQHVSGTAIAVPGEDIDTDRIIPARFLKCVSFEALGDQVFADDRLELSGEHPFDQVRYQGASILVVNGNFGCGSSREHAPQALMRWGIRAVVGVSFAEIFYGNCLALGIPCATAAPDEIKAIQAQVSREPGGSWQLDLAGLQLTSAESSWPVSIDAGPLDMLRSGRWDATSQLLDHGPQVAALMQSLPYINQFAAN, translated from the coding sequence ATGGCTCTCTTCCCGACTGGTCCTGTTCAGCATGTGAGTGGAACGGCCATTGCCGTGCCAGGCGAAGACATCGATACGGATCGGATTATTCCGGCACGGTTTCTTAAATGCGTCAGTTTCGAGGCGCTGGGCGACCAGGTGTTTGCTGATGACCGTCTGGAACTCTCCGGCGAGCATCCCTTTGATCAGGTCCGTTATCAGGGTGCCTCGATCCTGGTGGTGAATGGCAATTTCGGCTGCGGTTCCAGCCGTGAGCATGCACCCCAGGCGTTGATGCGCTGGGGAATCCGTGCAGTGGTCGGTGTCAGTTTTGCTGAGATTTTCTATGGCAACTGCCTCGCTCTGGGCATTCCCTGTGCAACGGCTGCGCCGGATGAGATCAAGGCGATTCAGGCGCAGGTGTCTCGTGAACCAGGTGGCTCGTGGCAGCTGGACCTTGCTGGTTTGCAATTGACGTCGGCGGAGTCCAGCTGGCCTGTGTCGATCGATGCCGGCCCATTGGACATGCTGCGCAGCGGTCGCTGGGATGCCACGTCCCAGCTTCTGGACCATGGCCCTCAGGTCGCAGCGTTGATGCAATCACTGCCGTACATCAACCAATTCGCCGCCAATTGA
- a CDS encoding pentapeptide repeat-containing protein, giving the protein MAHSLSRLLLPLLVLVGVGPAGAMPLQVQPHDPLDRSCPGCDLRHADFRQAHLIGADFRGSDLRGADLREANLEGADLTGALLQGADLRGANLSNAELSGVDLRNADLRDAQVINAYAPNVRTTGMRYAGASLLGSDLIIGGGD; this is encoded by the coding sequence ATGGCTCATTCGTTGTCGCGGTTGTTGTTGCCGTTGTTGGTTCTTGTCGGTGTCGGTCCCGCAGGTGCCATGCCGCTTCAGGTCCAGCCCCACGATCCCTTGGATCGCAGTTGTCCTGGTTGTGACCTGCGCCATGCGGATTTCCGTCAGGCTCACCTCATCGGCGCTGATTTTCGGGGCAGCGATTTGCGCGGAGCCGATCTCAGGGAGGCGAATCTTGAAGGTGCTGATCTGACGGGGGCCCTGCTGCAAGGAGCTGACCTGCGGGGAGCCAATCTCAGCAATGCAGAGCTGTCTGGTGTGGATCTGCGCAATGCCGATCTGCGGGACGCTCAGGTGATCAATGCCTATGCGCCGAACGTTCGGACCACCGGCATGCGTTACGCCGGTGCTTCACTTCTCGGAAGTGATCTGATCATCGGCGGCGGTGACTGA